TTATTCTATATTTGGgtttatagaataatatattAAAAAGAGTTTAATATTAGATCAAATTGTTCCAACTAATTTTTTGAGAATATGGAAGTTTTTATACCTTAACAGCTTTtctaaataaaatattaaaacttTATTCAACTCAACAAGTATAACCACATTTTTTAACACTAGACCATGATTGTAATTTTAAGATATCAAGcttgaaaattaaatttttgaTTATTCTTTTGGAGGAAATCTGGTTAAGATTAGGGGTAAATTTTTTATGGGATTGGATTATGATTACAAGTTTTTAAAAATAAGGACGACCATGCAATATAAATCAAGAGGTTCTTTCCCTTTTTTCTATTAAATACAATGATCAAAACCTTATTTAACTCCTTCAAATAACAAGATAAAATGTTTTCCTTCATATAAAAAAGATACATTGTTTTAAAATGGACGAAGAGAAGACACAATAGATATACAAGAAGTACCACATAATATGCACCCTACCATGTGCGCACTCGAAGGTAGCGGCTACCGGTTCTCTAccataaaaaaataaataaataattcaaaaaatttGATTAAGAAAAAAGATAACAAATGTGGTGCCATGAAATAAACAACTAACTCGTAACACCTATCCACTACCACTACAACCCACTCTAGTTGTATCATTAGAGCCTAGTTATATCGGTAAATGAACCGGAATAAAATTGTTTGTGAATCGAACTCGGCTCGTCCGAGATAAAATTTacatatattataaataaaaaaatattatgaatcaCTTAAATATTTGTATGAATGAAAAAATATTATGAATCACTTATATCACTTAAATTTTCCTACTTGTCTGGCAGCCTTGATAGCCCTATGCAAGAGTGCCCCAGTAGGATATCAGTGCGGGGGCATGTCATCCAAGATTGGAGTGCCGCAGTTAAAACCCCTCTCAACATAGGCTTTCCAACAACGCTTAAGtagggatggcaatcgggtcggattgggtattgcagaatccatatccaaacccgaaaatATTATCCATACCCAAAcccgacccgaacccgaaaatacccgaacccgatccatcgGATTTCGGATCAGATTCAGGTATACCCGAAATCCGAAgttttttgaattggatattcatatcCGAACCCGAAACCCAAACCCGAAACCCGaacccgaaatctgaaaatttgtataattattaatATTGCTAGTGCTTGGGATCGAATACGCGACTTGTAGAGAAAGAGTTTTAATGTGTCATCTTCAACCACTccaccacatcattaattgtgttattatatgttTTATAggtaatatttaaaaaatcaactacATTGAAACCCAGttttagatttattactaaaatatattttgttaaccttataaaccttatcacacatttaaataattgaataattatatttcattaaactttataattagttaatttttaacataaatataaaaatatatgttctaaaaattatataataatatgtataaggtaaattatagaatatatatatattatacaatattataatgtataatatataaaattctaatattttttataatttatatttattaatttatttatttaataactcagatttttttcggatttcgggttcggatcgggttcGGATAGCATTTCGGATTTCAGATCGGGTTTtggatcggtatacctaatatccaaatccaaatccaaaattttTTTGGTTTAAAAATGAAATCGATATCCAAATCtaaatccaaaaaatcgggttcggtatatccaaaatttcaggtttcggatcggatatccGTCAGATCGGATTATTTTGCCATCACTACGCTTAAGGCACATTAAGTCGACTTGTCAGGTAAATATTTATGCACACAACTAGCATTACAAGTAACACACACATCATTCTCTTCTCCGCAGccatcataaaatgattttattgtTAAGTGAAATGGATCTTTTGCATTTAATTCCGTGAAAAATTCCATGCCAAAAAGATTCCATTTAATTTTCTCAAAACctatatattgaacaacctttTTATCCTTGTTATCACATTCTTCCTCGTGATTATCATTATCTTTTACTTTATCATCTTTCAAACAAGTTAACATGTATCTACAAATGAAAGTTATATATGTCCTCGATTACTAACTTATTATAGCAGGAAACAAATTAATAAGGAAATAAATGgcaaaaaagagaagaaaagagCGGACTAACCAATCTAAACTTTGAAAATCGAAAAATTTGAAACATAACATTACATCAAATAAAGAAGAACAGTTACATGAAATTGTAAATCATACCATTGGAGGTAATGCTTGTTGAGGAGTTTATATATCAAACATGATTATAATACAACTCTGGTCGCGATCTTTAAGTTTTGATAAGGAGGAGTTTAAGCTCTAAGTATCAACAGAAATTTAACCTAGATATATTTCAAACTTTGAGCAATTgcatgattttaaaaattattagaAGTTCCACACGAAAAAATGACTGCAATTTCAAAATCTAGTAATATATATTACTAAGTACCGTATAATCCGTGTGATGCACGAGcttttattaatatattttttttcatttttttccaTTACTTCGATGTTACTTATCCTTTAAATATTATTCGTTTTTATTTTTTATACTCCTTCCCCCCTCTTTCATCCTTATTACTATGATTTTTTATCCAAAAATTGTGTCTATCAAAGTAAATTATTAGTTTGTAATTTATATCATTAAAACATATTCAAATTTAAaggttttttttgtttttttattttttgataattttaaaGGTTTTTTAAGTTGATATAAGAATTTTAAATAATTACGTTAGTTAATCTAATTGTGTATCTATataatttaatcttaaaaaaattgaaaatccTATCTTATTTTAACGAAGGATGTGTACTCAAACATATTAATTTACTTAATTGCTCTTGACaaattatttgttgtatttaatTTTTTGGAAGGTTGTAATAACTATTTGGAAGGTGTTAAAGAACCTATCAAGCGAAATCATATTTTGCTGAAAATACTATAGTATTAACTTATAACTCGTGCGATGCGATTAGGTGGTGTTTGGAAGTTAACTGTCTGGCATCAAATTAAGAAGATTTTAGGGTCTGTTATATCTGACAGGAAAAGTGCATTTATCGAAGGCAGATTATTAACAAACAATGCGTTGATAGCACTCGAAATTAATCATTATATGCAACGTAAGAGACAAGGGCGGACTGGAGTTGCAAGACTTAAATTGGATATTTCGAAGGCATATGATAGGCTAGAATGGAGCTTGTGCGAATATGATGGCGAAGTTTGGGTTTATTGGTGTATGGATTGATAGGATCATGCAGTTTATTAGTTCAGTGTCGTATAGTTTCTTGCATAATGGTGAAGAATCTAGCTGTGTTTTTCCTGAAAGAGGACTTCGTCTAGGAGACCCAATTTTGCCATATATTTACATTATGTGTGTGGAAGGGCTTAGTGCTATAATCAGGAGGGATGAGGAAGCAGAGCTGATACATGGGTGTCAAATTACGAGAGGAGCACCGAGTATATCACACTTATTATTTGCATATGATTGTTACTTATTTTTTAAGGCAACCAAGACTGAAGCACGCAATTTGAAAGGAATTTTACAATGATATGCTTAGATATCTAGACAGGTGATTAACTATAATAAGTCAAGCATTATTTTTTCCTCGAACACATGTCCAGAGGATCGTCAGGAGGTACAGGAACAACTTCAGGTCCGCGAGAATGAGAACCCAAGAAATTATTTGGGTTTACCTATGAGAGTTGGTCAAAATAAAAAAGCAGTGTTCGGGTTCCTGGTAGAGCGGGTTAGTTCTAAGTTACAAGCATGGGGAATGGGGAATATTTCTAAAGCTGGTAAGGTAACACTGCTTAAATCAACAGCACAAACTATACCAACATTTTGGATGAATCTGCTACTAATTTCCTCGGATGTATGTGATAGAATTGAAAAGAAGATGAATTCGTACTGGTGGGGGGGTCGATGGGAACATGTGAAATTCGATGGATTAGCTGGGAACGGTTATGGTAAGTGAAGGAATTGGGTGGGTTAGTATTTCAGAAATTGAAGGAGTTTAATGTGGTAATGTTAGCCAAGAAAGGTTGGAGATTAATAAATAACTCCAATCCACTAGTGGCTGCAATCATAAAGGCAAGGTACTTCGCGAATACCGATTTTTTAAATGCAGAATTGGGATCGAAATCCTAGTTTTATGTGGAGGAGTATCATTGAATCACAAGAGATAATAAAATGAGGGTGTAGGAAGAAAATAGGAGATGGTCGAGATACTAATATGTGGATGAGTCTGTGGTTACCATGTATAGAGAATGGTTTTCTTACGAGTAATGCTTATGTTAGTCTTTAGGTGCAACTGTCAATGGACTGATGATGGAGGGGCAAAAGAAATGGATATAGAGGTGCTGCATGATATTTGTAATGAATGTGATAGGAACTTGATACATCAAATTCATGTCCCTAGTAGAAATATTATGGATTTTTGGTACTGGTTGCTAGATGATAAGGGGGAACTCTCGGTTAAGAGTTGCTATAGACAGCTGAGGGGTGAGAGGGAGAGTCATGATAGAGGATTTTGGAATATATTGTGGAGCTTAAACCGACCAGGAAAGATAGTAAACTTTCTATGGAGGGTCTGTTGAAATGTGTTGCCTACAGCTATTGAGTTGATTAAAAAAGGTGTGTAGATTCAACAGATGTGTTTGTGGTGTTATTTGCAGGTTGAAGATACGGTACATACGTTGTTCTCCTTGTTATTTTGCTCGTGACTTGGTGTAGTACGGTAGGATTGAAGGAGGTGGTGAGGTCGAGGAGGGTATGAAGGGGTTTAGGTGCTCAGACATGTTTGCCATATAGTAACAGGGAACAATGTATTATGTTGGGTGTCATTAGTTGGAGCTTGTGGGTTAGACGGAATGAATGGGTGTGAATAAAAGAACTGTCAGTTTTTGGTGTTCGGTATATGGCTTTGAACCTGATGTGGGAGTGGAGAAATGTTAATGAAGGTGGGGTTGGAGGTATGAAGCTGAGAAACCATCGATGAAGAAATGGGGTCGACCACTTGAGGGTTGGATAAAAATCAATGTAGATGATATAGGTCAGGGTAATACAGAGAATTTAAGGAGTGGCTTGTGTAGCTCGTGATGACATTGGAAGATCTTGGGTGCTAAAATTCTAATTGTCGGGGGTACACACAGATTAGAGAGGCAGAAGCAGTGGAGACTTCGTGATGCATTATGTATGGGATAGAAAATGGAGACTATGAACTGCATTTTGAATTGAACACGAAACTGTGTGTGGAGGCCGTCTATAATAACAAGGAAAGATCGAACTTTCATAGTATTATAGATGATTGTGTACGTTTACTTCAATATTTTGAGAATGTGTTAGTTGTGCATGATTTCATACCGCCCAAAATAAGGAGATGGGTGATTATGAAGGCGGAAGAGAGATAATACAGTGAAATGCAGAAAAATAAAGGTAAAAAGACAtaaataacctcattataattaatattaacTATGGTTAGATTTAACTCAGTGACATAGTTGGTCATTTGAATATTCATGTGTTATTTTGAAAGTGTAGAAACACATATATTCATTAGTAATAAGTTTTCATCCAATTGATTCTCAAATATCCTAGTGAATTTCAACAAAATGTCAACATTCAATTGGCTTCTAACATTTCAATTCATAATTCAACTGATGCTGCATGTGCTAAGAGTACTTTAATTTCATCTAAGGTACTCAATCTATCTATATAGTATGTAGTAATTTATCTTTCAAttttctcatttctaagttgttCAATCTTCTCAAATTCCTGATCTGTTGAGTGGCCATGCTTTTGGTTTTGTCTCAGCATTTATATTAATAGATAGCTcaatttgttttgtttttttattattattttgtgacAATTAATACTTTGACGTCAATTTTCCAGAATATACCATCTGGTTCCAGCAGCAGGAGCAGGAGAGAGATGATTAATGTTCCAATCATCAATTCAGTGCAGGTATGTAGACTAGAATATGTCTGAAATTAAGGCACCGAGTGCACAGGTATGTAAAACTAGATCTATCTGAAATTTAGGCACTGAGTGCAGGTAATACTATGATCTGACACACGTGTATATTTTCCTTATGTTCTGTCCACTCCAAATCATAAATTAATAGTTAAATTctaaatttttattttgataaaGACATACTAATAAGATCTTAAGACAACTGGTTAAACATAATAAATCTAATAATTCTacaaatatataatttaataaaaatttataattagATCGGTAGATTTTTATTTAGATAAAAAGATCGAAATATAAGATCTTAAGGCAACTTGTAAATATACTAATTTTTTAGTAAATCTAAAATTTATTTTGCTTGCGCCAGAAAATTACTATGAAACTAATTTGTGCTAATTAATTGTTGCTTTTTAATGTTGGTGACCTcaaatttatggatttaattgttacttataaatttattttaaaataaaacaatgTATGGTATAGTTCTCCTTTTGGACAAAGTTGTTATATTTTACATATTTCTTgaaatatatattatatagtaTATATTTACATTATGTGTATGGAGGGGTGTTAGTGCTATAATCATGAGGAATGAGGAAGCAGGGCTGATACATGGGTGTCGAATTGCGAGAGGAGCACCGAGTATATCACACTTATAATTTTCAGATGATTGGTGACTTATTTTTTAAGGCAACCAAGGCTGAAGTACGCAATTTAAAAAGGATTTTACAAACGATATGCTCATATATCTGGACAGGTGATTAACTATAATAAGTCAAGCATTACTTTTTCCTCGAACACATATTCGGGGATCGTCAAGAGGTACAGGAACAACTTCAGGTGCGCGAGAATGAGAACCCAGGTAATTATTTGGGTTTACCTATGAGAGTTGGTCAAAATAAAAAGATAGTGTTTGAGTTCCAAGTAGAACGGGTTAGTTATAAGTTACAAGCATGGGAATGGGGAATATTTCTAAAGCTGGTAAGGTAACACTGCTTAAATCAGCAGCACAAACTACACCAATATTTTGGATGAATCTGTTACTAATTTCCTCATATGTATTTGATAGAATTAAAAAGAAGATGAATTCGTACTGGTGGGGGGGGTCAATGGGAATATGATGGAATTCGATGGATGAGCTGGGACCGGTTATGTGAATTGAAGGAAGTGGGCGGGTTAGGATTTCGAAATTGAAGGAGTTTAATGTGGTAATGTTAGCCAAGCAAGGTTGGAGATTAATAAATAACTCCAATCCACTGGTGGCTGCAATCATGAAGGCAGGGTACTTCGTGAATACTGATTTTTTAAATGCAGAATTGGGATCGAATCCTAGTTTTATGTGGAGGAGTATCATGGAATCACATGAGATAATAAAATGAGGGTGTAGGCCAAAAATAAGAGATGGTCGAGATACTA
The sequence above is drawn from the Apium graveolens cultivar Ventura chromosome 2, ASM990537v1, whole genome shotgun sequence genome and encodes:
- the LOC141689871 gene encoding uncharacterized protein LOC141689871, which translates into the protein MAKFGFIGVWIDRIMQFISSVSYSFLHNGEESSCVFPERGLRLGDPILPYIYIMCVEGLSAIIRRDEEAELIHGCQITRGAPKDRQEVQEQLQVRENENPRNYLGLPMRVGQNKKAVFGFLVERVSSKLQAWGMGNISKAGKVTLLKSTAQTIPTFWMNLLLISSDVCDRIEKKMNSYWWGGRWEHVKFDGLAGNGYVFRCNCQWTDDGGAKEMDIEVLHDICNECDRNLIHQIHVPSRNIMDFWYWLLDDKGELSVKSCYRQLRGERESHDRGFWNILWSLNRPGKIVNFLWRVEDTNIPSGSSSRSRREMINVPIINSVQVEDTIHMMFSCCFARDLWSMVGLKEVVRVEEGMKGLQNMSVFGVRSMALNLMREWKNINEGGVGDVASQGNTENIGVACVARDDSGRFLGARSSNCRGYTQV